A DNA window from Porphyromonas gingivalis ATCC 33277 contains the following coding sequences:
- a CDS encoding IS5 family transposase, whose translation MAYQFKNTDEHVTFADALLSKRYRKAQNDFLNQVDRLIDWRPIRTLINKKNTKRQNAIGAPAYDVILLFKMLLLETWYNLSDCALEERINDSITFSRFLGLKMEEVSPDHSTISRFRSALTELGLMDKLLAQFNKQLSRHHISVREGVLVDASLVETPHKPNGSITIEVADDREDNRSEAEKEAEEDYQKQVVRRRKGTDEEARWVYKQKRYHYGYKKHCPANVQGIVQKVITTAANRSDTKEFIPLLQGANIPQGTAVLADKGYACGENRSYLQTHHLQDGIMHKAQRNRALTEEEKQGNKAIGPIRSTIERTFGSIRRWFHGGRCRYRGLAKTHTQNILESIAFNLYRTPGIIMSSSVG comes from the coding sequence ATGGCATACCAATTCAAGAATACCGATGAGCATGTAACATTTGCAGACGCACTCCTTTCAAAGCGTTATCGCAAAGCACAAAACGACTTCCTCAATCAGGTTGACAGGCTTATCGATTGGCGTCCGATCAGGACGCTGATCAACAAGAAAAACACGAAGCGACAAAATGCCATCGGTGCCCCGGCTTATGACGTGATTCTCTTATTCAAGATGTTGCTTTTGGAGACATGGTACAACCTCAGTGATTGTGCTTTGGAGGAGCGCATCAATGATTCAATCACCTTTTCCCGATTCTTGGGACTGAAGATGGAAGAGGTATCTCCCGACCACAGCACCATCAGTCGATTTCGTTCGGCACTGACAGAGTTGGGTCTCATGGACAAACTATTGGCGCAGTTTAACAAACAACTTTCGCGCCATCACATTTCGGTCAGGGAAGGGGTGCTTGTCGATGCAAGCCTTGTGGAGACGCCACATAAACCCAACGGAAGCATTACGATTGAAGTCGCAGACGACAGAGAAGACAATCGGAGCGAGGCGGAAAAAGAGGCAGAGGAGGATTATCAAAAACAGGTTGTCCGCCGGCGTAAAGGGACGGATGAAGAAGCCCGTTGGGTGTACAAACAAAAGCGTTATCACTACGGATACAAAAAGCATTGTCCGGCCAATGTTCAAGGCATTGTTCAAAAGGTGATAACGACAGCAGCGAACCGCAGTGACACGAAGGAGTTTATTCCGCTATTGCAGGGTGCAAACATACCTCAAGGCACAGCCGTCTTGGCGGACAAAGGATATGCTTGCGGGGAAAATCGTTCCTACCTGCAAACCCATCACCTTCAAGACGGCATTATGCACAAGGCACAACGCAACAGGGCATTGACCGAGGAAGAGAAGCAAGGAAACAAAGCAATCGGTCCGATACGGAGCACCATCGAACGCACCTTTGGCAGTATTCGGCGGTGGTTTCATGGCGGACGATGTCGATACCGGGGACTTGCCAAGACCCATACTCAAAACATTCTTGAAAGCATCGCCTTTAATTTATACAGAACCCCGGGGATAATTATGTCCTCATCCGTAGGATAA
- the gmd gene encoding GDP-mannose 4,6-dehydratase has protein sequence MKKKVALITGITGQDGSFLAEFLIEKGYEVHGILRRSSSFNTGRIEHLYLDEWVRDMKRERLINLHYGDMTDSSSLVRIIQTTRPSEIYNLAAQSHVKVSFDVPEYTAEADAVGTLRLLEAVRILGLEKETRIYQASTSELFGKVQEVPQRESTPFYPRSPYGVAKQYAFWITKNYRESYGMFAVNGILFNHESERRGETFVTRKITLAAARIKQGFQDKLYLGNLDARRDWGYARDYVECMWLMLQHDIPEDFVIATGEMHSVREFATLAFREVGIELEWKGCGVEEQGIDIATGRVLVEVDPKYFRPCEVDQLLGDPTKAKTLLRWNPTKTSFEELVRIMVEADMRFVRKLHMRAEIDNSHNE, from the coding sequence ATGAAAAAGAAAGTGGCATTAATCACAGGAATTACAGGGCAGGACGGCTCTTTCCTCGCCGAGTTTCTGATAGAAAAGGGGTACGAAGTGCACGGTATCCTGCGCCGTTCGTCTTCGTTCAATACGGGACGAATCGAACACCTCTATCTCGACGAATGGGTACGGGACATGAAGCGCGAGCGACTGATCAATCTGCACTACGGGGACATGACGGACAGCTCCTCTTTGGTACGCATCATTCAGACCACTCGCCCCTCGGAAATATACAATCTGGCCGCTCAAAGCCACGTCAAGGTGTCGTTCGACGTTCCGGAGTACACGGCAGAAGCCGATGCCGTGGGTACGCTTCGCCTCTTGGAAGCGGTGCGAATACTCGGATTGGAGAAGGAAACGCGGATCTATCAAGCCTCTACATCCGAGCTGTTCGGCAAGGTGCAGGAAGTGCCCCAACGGGAGAGCACTCCGTTTTATCCCCGATCGCCATACGGAGTGGCCAAGCAGTATGCTTTCTGGATCACGAAGAACTATCGCGAGAGCTACGGCATGTTTGCCGTCAATGGCATTCTCTTCAACCATGAGAGCGAACGCCGTGGCGAAACCTTTGTCACCAGAAAGATCACGCTGGCTGCAGCCCGCATCAAGCAAGGTTTTCAGGACAAGCTCTACCTCGGCAATCTGGATGCCCGTCGCGACTGGGGCTATGCTCGCGACTACGTGGAGTGTATGTGGCTGATGCTACAGCACGATATACCGGAAGACTTCGTCATTGCCACAGGGGAGATGCACAGTGTACGCGAGTTCGCCACCCTGGCATTTCGCGAAGTCGGCATAGAGCTGGAGTGGAAAGGCTGCGGAGTGGAGGAGCAAGGTATAGACATCGCCACGGGACGGGTTTTGGTAGAGGTGGATCCCAAATACTTCCGTCCCTGCGAAGTGGATCAGCTATTGGGCGACCCGACCAAAGCCAAGACTTTACTAAGATGGAATCCGACAAAAACCTCTTTCGAAGAATTGGTACGAATCATGGTCGAAGCAGACATGAGATTTGTCCGAAAATTGCATATGAGAGCCGAAATAGACAATTCTCACAATGAATAA
- a CDS encoding phospholipase D-like domain-containing protein: MGQYSEDFILTGKNEKAVFSLKVYRGDGMVLLAMNWKKGRPPRDFVGFSIEYKEPDGDRYYALKNRLSFLNQDGTVCKVAKSSLLSPFQMFRWVHFPRNADKNGAFVYVVKPVFMNYYDELSYGEEQRVEVVLHRETYPDCLDVAFTRGFISSQAFVDRFSDGGGVAALLPKDSKSGIDFVPTHPKAPTALSWMGFDAVEALLRLLDEAIADRTAEVRVVAFDFNLPAVVERFIQLGERLSIIIDDSAEHNEHDSAESIAFERLLSSTNGKAKRQHMGQLQHNKTIVVNGSKVKAAVCGSTNFTWRGLYVQSNNVVVVRGEEAIKPFWDAFENYWNCSTPRFGKTSSAQWNDLNLSGIDAQVSFSPHSKDNALLDAIASDVANTESSLFYSLAFLAQTTGSLKEEIVRVLEKDDVFVYGISDKRMGGLNLQKPNGNLMPVYPQAISKNMPEPFKSEPTGGGGTRMHHKFIVIDFDKPTARVYLGSYNFSGTADRKNGENLLLIKDRKVAISYMIEALRIFDHYHFRVNLAQAEEDNMRLFLTKAPRTKDEKPWWEKFYTDPKKIKDREMFCKE; encoded by the coding sequence ATGGGACAGTATTCAGAAGATTTTATTTTGACCGGTAAAAACGAAAAGGCTGTATTTTCCTTGAAAGTATATAGAGGAGACGGCATGGTTCTTTTGGCCATGAATTGGAAAAAGGGGCGTCCCCCTCGGGATTTTGTCGGTTTTTCCATAGAGTACAAGGAGCCGGATGGCGATCGCTACTATGCTTTGAAGAACAGGCTTTCTTTCCTCAATCAGGATGGAACTGTGTGTAAAGTGGCCAAGTCCTCCCTTTTGTCTCCTTTCCAAATGTTTCGCTGGGTACACTTTCCTCGCAATGCAGATAAAAACGGAGCTTTCGTCTATGTGGTAAAACCCGTTTTTATGAACTATTATGATGAATTGAGTTATGGGGAGGAGCAGCGAGTGGAAGTAGTATTGCATCGCGAGACCTACCCGGACTGTCTTGATGTGGCATTCACTCGCGGATTCATTTCGTCTCAGGCTTTTGTCGATAGATTTTCGGATGGAGGAGGAGTGGCAGCATTGTTGCCGAAGGACTCGAAGTCGGGAATCGACTTTGTACCTACTCACCCGAAAGCTCCCACTGCACTCTCTTGGATGGGGTTCGATGCTGTAGAGGCTTTGCTCCGTCTTTTAGACGAAGCTATAGCTGATCGAACGGCCGAAGTAAGGGTCGTGGCGTTCGACTTCAATCTTCCCGCTGTCGTGGAGCGATTTATACAATTGGGAGAAAGGCTTTCCATTATCATCGACGATAGTGCGGAACATAACGAACACGATTCGGCTGAAAGCATCGCCTTTGAAAGGCTGCTTTCTTCGACCAATGGTAAGGCGAAACGACAGCACATGGGACAATTGCAGCACAACAAAACGATTGTGGTGAACGGCTCTAAGGTAAAAGCTGCTGTCTGTGGATCTACTAATTTCACTTGGCGAGGTTTGTATGTGCAGTCCAATAATGTTGTTGTCGTTCGAGGAGAGGAGGCTATAAAACCGTTTTGGGATGCTTTTGAGAATTATTGGAATTGTTCGACACCGCGATTCGGCAAGACAAGTTCTGCTCAGTGGAATGATCTGAATCTTTCGGGTATAGATGCTCAAGTATCTTTCTCTCCGCATTCCAAAGACAATGCTTTGTTGGATGCTATTGCGTCAGATGTCGCTAATACTGAGTCGAGTCTCTTCTATTCACTGGCTTTCCTGGCGCAGACGACCGGTTCTCTTAAGGAAGAAATAGTACGTGTGTTGGAGAAAGACGATGTATTCGTCTATGGTATCTCGGATAAAAGAATGGGAGGACTCAATCTGCAAAAGCCCAATGGCAATCTTATGCCTGTGTATCCGCAAGCTATCAGTAAAAACATGCCGGAGCCATTCAAATCAGAACCGACCGGAGGTGGCGGTACACGTATGCACCACAAGTTTATAGTAATTGACTTCGATAAGCCTACTGCCCGTGTCTATCTGGGATCATACAATTTTTCCGGTACTGCAGACCGTAAGAACGGAGAGAATCTCCTGCTCATCAAGGATCGGAAAGTAGCCATATCTTATATGATAGAAGCTTTGCGGATCTTTGATCACTACCACTTCAGGGTGAATCTGGCACAGGCGGAAGAAGATAATATGAGATTGTTTTTGACGAAAGCTCCTCGCACGAAGGATGAGAAACCATGGTGGGAGAAGTTCTACACGGATCCGAAGAAAATCAAGGATCGTGAAATGTTCTGTAAGGAATGA
- a CDS encoding branched-chain amino acid aminotransferase: MENIDWSSLSFGYRKTDYNVRCYYRNGKWGELEVSSEETITMHMAATCLHYGQEAFEGMKAFRGKDGKIRLFRMDENAKRMNRSCQGVVMAELPQEIFEAAVIKAVKMNERFVPPYESGASLYIRPLLIGLGAQVGVKPAPEYLFIVFVTPVGPYFKEGFKPTKMAIFRDYDRAAPLGTGTIKVGGNYAAGMIPTVKAHEMGYSAAIFLDAKEKKYIDEAGPANFFAIKNNTYITPESSSILPSITNKSLMQVAQDLGLKVERRPVAEEELATFEEAGACGTAAVISPISEIDDLENNKQYVISKDGKPGPWCEKLYHELRAIQYGDKPDTHGWVTILD; encoded by the coding sequence ATGGAAAATATCGATTGGTCATCGCTCTCATTCGGTTATAGGAAGACCGACTACAACGTGCGCTGTTACTATCGCAACGGCAAGTGGGGAGAGCTTGAAGTATCCTCAGAGGAAACGATCACGATGCACATGGCTGCCACTTGTCTCCACTACGGACAGGAAGCATTCGAAGGGATGAAGGCTTTCCGTGGCAAAGATGGCAAGATCCGCCTCTTCCGCATGGATGAGAATGCCAAGCGCATGAACAGATCATGCCAAGGTGTGGTAATGGCCGAGCTGCCGCAGGAAATCTTCGAAGCAGCTGTAATCAAGGCCGTAAAGATGAACGAGCGTTTCGTTCCTCCTTACGAAAGCGGAGCTTCTCTTTACATCCGTCCGCTTCTTATCGGACTGGGTGCACAAGTGGGTGTGAAGCCGGCTCCCGAGTATCTCTTCATCGTCTTTGTAACGCCCGTAGGGCCGTATTTCAAAGAAGGATTCAAACCGACCAAGATGGCCATCTTCCGCGACTATGACCGTGCAGCTCCTCTGGGTACGGGTACGATCAAAGTGGGCGGTAACTATGCAGCCGGTATGATCCCCACAGTGAAAGCTCACGAAATGGGCTACTCTGCAGCTATCTTCTTGGATGCCAAAGAAAAGAAGTACATAGACGAAGCCGGTCCGGCCAACTTCTTCGCCATCAAGAACAATACTTATATCACTCCCGAATCCAGCTCTATCCTGCCCTCTATCACAAACAAGAGTCTGATGCAGGTGGCTCAGGATCTGGGTCTGAAGGTAGAGCGTCGTCCGGTAGCCGAAGAAGAGCTTGCTACTTTCGAAGAAGCAGGTGCTTGTGGTACGGCAGCCGTGATAAGCCCTATCTCCGAGATAGACGACTTGGAGAACAACAAACAGTACGTCATCAGCAAGGACGGCAAACCGGGTCCGTGGTGTGAAAAGCTCTATCACGAACTTCGTGCCATCCAGTATGGCGACAAGCCCGACACTCATGGTTGGGTGACAATCCTCGACTAA
- a CDS encoding GDP-L-fucose synthase family protein → MNKDAKIYVAGHRGLVGSAIWNNLRRKGYTNLVGRTHQELDLLDAVAVREFFDKEKPQYVFLAAAYVGGIMANNRFRADFIYRNLGIQQNIIGESYRHRVSKLMFLGSTCIYPRDARQPMREEELLTAPLEYTNEPYAIAKIAGLKMCESFNLQYGTNYIAVMPTNLYGPNDNFDLERSHVLPAMIRKIYLADRLLRHDEEAVRTDLSIRPVEGIDGSASFDDILSLLKRYGITAEKVSLWGTGRPMREFLWSEEMADACVFLVEHCDFADMYPHGTQEIRNCHINIGTGEEISIRDLASLIAKSIGYEGLIEFDSSKPDGTMRKLTDVSKLHALGWKHRIDITTGVRMLVDWYRPK, encoded by the coding sequence ATGAATAAAGATGCCAAAATCTATGTGGCCGGTCATCGTGGTTTGGTGGGATCGGCCATTTGGAACAATCTCCGCCGGAAGGGTTATACCAACCTTGTCGGACGAACTCATCAGGAGCTGGACTTGCTCGATGCCGTAGCCGTCAGAGAGTTTTTCGACAAGGAAAAGCCTCAATACGTATTTCTCGCAGCAGCCTATGTGGGAGGCATCATGGCGAACAACCGTTTCCGTGCCGACTTCATCTATCGCAATCTGGGTATTCAGCAGAATATCATCGGAGAAAGCTACAGACACCGTGTCAGCAAGCTGATGTTTCTCGGCAGCACCTGTATCTATCCGCGTGATGCCCGTCAGCCGATGCGTGAGGAAGAATTGCTGACAGCTCCGCTGGAATACACCAACGAGCCGTATGCCATAGCCAAAATCGCAGGGCTGAAGATGTGCGAGAGCTTCAACCTCCAATACGGTACCAATTATATAGCAGTGATGCCGACCAACCTGTACGGGCCCAACGACAATTTCGATTTGGAACGAAGCCACGTGCTTCCGGCCATGATCAGGAAGATTTACTTGGCCGATCGTCTACTTCGCCACGATGAGGAAGCCGTTCGCACGGATTTGTCCATACGTCCTGTCGAAGGCATCGACGGATCTGCTTCTTTCGATGATATTCTCTCATTGCTCAAGCGGTACGGCATCACGGCCGAAAAGGTAAGTCTCTGGGGTACAGGCCGTCCGATGCGCGAATTTCTATGGAGCGAGGAGATGGCCGATGCCTGCGTATTCCTCGTGGAGCACTGCGACTTCGCCGATATGTATCCCCACGGGACTCAAGAGATCCGCAACTGCCATATCAACATTGGCACCGGGGAGGAAATCTCCATTCGCGATTTGGCTTCGCTGATAGCAAAGAGCATCGGTTACGAGGGCCTTATCGAGTTCGACTCCTCCAAACCGGACGGCACGATGCGCAAACTGACGGATGTAAGCAAGCTCCATGCCTTAGGCTGGAAGCATCGGATCGACATAACCACAGGTGTACGAATGTTAGTGGATTGGTATCGTCCGAAATAG